From the Thermococcus sp. 18S1 genome, one window contains:
- the coaBC gene encoding bifunctional phosphopantothenoylcysteine decarboxylase/phosphopantothenate--cysteine ligase CoaBC, whose amino-acid sequence MLHHVKLIHATKSRKLVGKKIVLAIPGSIAAVECVKLARELIRHGAEVHAVMSESATKIIHPYAMEFATGNPVVTEITGFIEHVELAGEHENKADLILVCPATANTIGKIACGIDDTPVTTVVTTAFAHTPIMIAPAMHSTMYEHPIVVENIEKLKRLGIEFIGPRFEEGKAKVATTDEIIYHVIKKLHPKTLEGKRVLVTAGATREYIDPIRYITNASSGKMGVAIAEEAEFRGAEVTLIRTKGSVPSFVENQIEVETVEEMLRAIESELKAKKYDIVILAAAVSDFRVKEKASVKIKSGKALTLELEPTPKIIDRIKELQPGAFLVGFKAETGLSKEELINAAKKQIERAGSDLVVANTLKAFGSEENEVILVGRDSVKKLPRMDKRELAGKLWDEITSILE is encoded by the coding sequence ATGCTCCACCACGTCAAACTGATTCATGCCACGAAAAGCAGAAAGCTCGTTGGCAAAAAAATCGTTCTGGCAATTCCCGGCAGTATAGCCGCCGTCGAGTGCGTCAAGCTCGCCAGGGAGCTGATACGGCACGGTGCCGAGGTCCACGCCGTTATGAGCGAGAGCGCCACCAAAATAATCCACCCCTACGCCATGGAGTTCGCCACAGGGAACCCGGTCGTAACTGAAATCACCGGCTTCATCGAGCACGTTGAGCTCGCGGGAGAGCATGAGAACAAGGCCGACCTGATCCTCGTCTGTCCCGCGACTGCCAACACGATAGGAAAAATCGCCTGCGGAATCGATGACACACCAGTCACAACCGTTGTGACGACTGCCTTCGCCCACACACCGATAATGATTGCCCCCGCGATGCACTCCACCATGTACGAACACCCGATAGTCGTTGAGAACATCGAGAAGCTCAAGAGGCTCGGCATCGAGTTCATAGGCCCGAGATTCGAGGAAGGCAAGGCGAAGGTTGCCACAACAGACGAGATAATCTACCATGTTATCAAAAAGCTCCACCCCAAAACACTCGAAGGAAAGCGCGTTCTTGTCACAGCCGGCGCGACGAGGGAGTACATAGACCCGATTCGCTACATAACCAACGCGAGCAGCGGGAAGATGGGCGTCGCAATAGCAGAGGAGGCGGAATTCAGAGGGGCGGAGGTCACGCTCATCAGGACGAAAGGGAGCGTTCCCAGCTTCGTAGAGAACCAGATTGAGGTCGAGACAGTTGAGGAGATGCTCCGGGCGATAGAGAGTGAGCTGAAGGCCAAGAAATACGACATCGTTATCCTCGCCGCCGCGGTAAGCGACTTCCGCGTCAAGGAGAAGGCCAGCGTGAAGATAAAGAGCGGAAAAGCTCTAACACTCGAGCTCGAACCTACGCCGAAGATAATAGACAGGATTAAGGAACTTCAGCCGGGAGCTTTCCTCGTCGGCTTCAAGGCGGAGACCGGTCTCAGCAAGGAGGAGCTCATCAACGCCGCCAAGAAACAGATCGAGAGGGCGGGAAGCGACCTCGTCGTGGCCAACACGCTCAAAGCCTTTGGAAGCGAGGAGAACGAGGTCATCCTCGTGGGCAGGGACTCCGTCAAAAAGCTCCCGCGGATGGACAAACGCGAGCTGGCCGGGAAGCTCTGGGATGAAATAACCTCGATTCTCGAGTGA
- a CDS encoding peptidase M54 — protein MEFIAFTYVGNFISEDLIKEVVFDVFDGANRFFEENNLPLRFLYVGKLKLEPGYLIDIYTPEGKIRAYPLEALVDVLHAKLIHEIEERPDIKMDKMFALTTFPLVSRNPYFDFYEKFLGIHETRLGLRIMVLSMNPFEPPEFSELLRKAGGEDGPEKESQGRLRASLELFKARLLKGVLHEVGHGFGLEHCTNQCVMNPPASMEEWDSRVPGYCRTCLINLKSNLSPDHRR, from the coding sequence ATGGAGTTCATAGCCTTCACATACGTCGGCAACTTCATAAGTGAAGACCTGATAAAAGAAGTTGTCTTTGACGTATTTGACGGGGCTAACAGGTTCTTTGAAGAAAACAATCTCCCACTGAGGTTTCTCTACGTTGGAAAGCTCAAGCTTGAGCCGGGTTATCTGATAGACATATACACCCCGGAAGGGAAAATCAGGGCATATCCCCTTGAAGCTCTTGTCGATGTGCTCCATGCCAAGCTCATCCACGAGATTGAGGAGCGGCCGGATATTAAGATGGACAAGATGTTCGCCCTCACGACTTTTCCCCTGGTTTCCCGCAATCCGTACTTCGACTTCTACGAGAAGTTCCTCGGCATCCATGAAACGAGGCTCGGCCTCAGGATAATGGTGCTTTCAATGAACCCCTTCGAGCCACCTGAATTTTCCGAGCTGCTGAGAAAGGCGGGTGGAGAAGACGGCCCGGAGAAGGAGTCGCAGGGCCGCCTGAGGGCTTCGCTGGAGCTCTTCAAGGCGAGGCTTCTTAAAGGGGTTCTCCACGAGGTGGGTCACGGTTTCGGGCTGGAGCACTGCACCAACCAGTGTGTCATGAACCCGCCCGCCAGTATGGAGGAATGGGATTCAAGGGTACCCGGCTACTGCAGAACATGCCTCATCAATTTGAAATCGAACCTGTCTCCGGACCATCGACGGTGA
- a CDS encoding aspartate/glutamate racemase family protein yields the protein MKKIGIIGGTSPEATCYYYKKYLEISREKFEPYVFPELIIYSINFKEFIHNPNGWEGRKEILINAAKALEKAGAEIISLSANTPHIVFPDVQKAVSVPMVSIIDALIEEMKRRGVKRVLLLGTKTTMTADFYKNALREAGFEVITPNEEEMDELNRIITEELMFENFASRDWVIDLINRYIEEEGIEGVILGCTELPLIVKAGDVPAEVFDTVEIHMRKLIEVASE from the coding sequence ATGAAGAAGATAGGGATAATAGGTGGAACCAGTCCCGAGGCGACGTGTTATTACTACAAGAAATATCTGGAGATAAGCCGCGAAAAGTTCGAGCCCTACGTCTTCCCCGAGCTGATAATCTACTCCATAAACTTCAAGGAGTTCATCCACAACCCGAACGGCTGGGAGGGGAGGAAGGAGATACTCATAAACGCCGCCAAGGCCCTTGAGAAGGCCGGAGCGGAGATAATATCGCTCTCGGCAAATACGCCCCACATAGTCTTTCCGGACGTTCAGAAGGCCGTAAGCGTCCCGATGGTGAGCATAATAGACGCGCTCATCGAGGAGATGAAGAGGAGGGGAGTCAAGAGGGTTCTCCTCCTCGGGACGAAAACAACCATGACCGCCGACTTCTACAAGAACGCCCTCCGCGAGGCCGGTTTTGAAGTCATCACGCCGAACGAGGAGGAAATGGACGAGCTGAACAGAATCATTACCGAGGAGCTTATGTTCGAGAACTTCGCCAGCAGGGACTGGGTGATCGACCTCATCAACCGCTACATAGAGGAGGAAGGAATCGAGGGCGTCATCCTCGGCTGCACCGAGCTCCCGCTTATAGTCAAGGCCGGCGACGTGCCGGCGGAGGTCTTCGACACCGTGGAGATACACATGCGCAAACTCATCGAGGTCGCGAGCGAGTGA
- a CDS encoding MTH1187 family thiamine-binding protein — protein MAVAELCLFPLGTESPSVGEYLRPVIDVIASSGLKYRVCPMGTVVEGPVDEILELVKRCHRAILEAGAKRVVISLKIDDRVDKPLTIEGKVGV, from the coding sequence ATGGCGGTCGCGGAGCTCTGCCTCTTCCCTCTCGGCACGGAGAGTCCCAGCGTTGGGGAGTACCTGCGTCCGGTTATCGACGTTATAGCATCCAGCGGGCTGAAGTACCGGGTCTGTCCGATGGGGACGGTGGTGGAGGGCCCGGTGGATGAGATCCTTGAACTGGTTAAGAGATGCCACAGGGCGATTCTGGAGGCGGGGGCAAAGCGCGTCGTTATAAGCCTCAAAATCGACGACCGCGTTGATAAGCCGCTGACGATCGAGGGTAAGGTGGGCGTCTGA
- a CDS encoding sodium:proton antiporter: MSGVPSFEFGIEAIALASLLVLLSGILAMLISRKTKFPYTPLLVLFGVLVGPVLSLILPQTARLLFYYVRAFGLFLVLFAAGFSLRLAVLKEHKLVITLLDTVGLLGTALLAGWFFSWAFGVPFPVGFLFGAVVSGTDPATLIPLFQEHKVPEDVETIIITEAIFNGPLAIILTMVALFLIIPEIPGYAPVEPVLEGASLYVAAIVYFLYQIFVSAIIGAVIAYIAYRTIVKFSLYKSPYTQILGLAMAFGGYVTGEFLGASGFLVVTIIGLILGNHSDFFKRKNSNVDDAVKRNMEFNDVLSTFSVIFIFVLLGASLDLTDLQWGTIATSLLVALFVIFVARPLASLVVLPFTGFKRFLFISLEGPKGAVAASMAIIPVVLGKVYGSPELIAWGELILSAGLMTVLLSMLLESAWVSFLHRKLLV; encoded by the coding sequence ATGTCGGGCGTCCCCAGCTTTGAGTTTGGAATAGAGGCCATCGCCCTTGCCTCCCTCCTGGTTCTTCTCTCAGGAATACTGGCGATGCTCATCAGCAGGAAAACGAAGTTCCCATACACGCCTCTCCTCGTTCTATTCGGTGTTCTCGTGGGGCCGGTGCTCAGTCTGATCCTCCCCCAAACGGCCAGACTGCTGTTCTACTACGTCCGTGCCTTTGGACTCTTCCTGGTTCTCTTTGCGGCCGGGTTCAGCCTTAGACTCGCCGTTCTCAAGGAGCACAAGCTCGTCATAACCCTTCTTGACACGGTTGGCCTTCTGGGAACTGCCCTTCTCGCCGGCTGGTTTTTCTCTTGGGCCTTTGGCGTTCCATTCCCTGTCGGCTTCCTCTTCGGGGCGGTGGTCTCGGGCACCGATCCGGCGACGCTGATACCGCTCTTCCAGGAGCACAAGGTTCCGGAGGATGTTGAGACGATAATCATCACGGAGGCAATATTCAACGGTCCCCTTGCGATAATACTCACGATGGTGGCCCTGTTCCTCATAATTCCGGAGATTCCCGGCTACGCCCCCGTCGAGCCCGTCTTGGAGGGCGCCAGCCTCTACGTTGCTGCCATCGTCTACTTTCTCTACCAGATATTCGTCTCGGCCATCATCGGGGCGGTTATAGCGTACATAGCATATCGGACCATAGTAAAATTCAGCCTCTACAAAAGCCCATATACCCAGATACTTGGTCTGGCGATGGCTTTCGGCGGCTACGTTACCGGAGAGTTCCTCGGTGCCTCGGGATTCCTTGTCGTTACCATCATAGGCCTCATCCTCGGAAACCACAGTGATTTCTTCAAGAGGAAAAACAGTAATGTGGACGATGCCGTGAAGAGGAACATGGAGTTCAACGACGTCCTCTCGACCTTCTCGGTTATATTCATCTTCGTGCTCCTCGGCGCGAGCCTCGACCTCACGGACCTGCAGTGGGGGACGATAGCCACATCGCTCCTAGTGGCGCTGTTCGTGATATTCGTCGCCAGACCGTTGGCTTCCCTGGTTGTTCTTCCGTTCACTGGTTTCAAGAGATTCCTCTTCATATCCCTCGAAGGTCCCAAAGGTGCCGTCGCGGCGAGCATGGCAATAATTCCCGTCGTTCTGGGGAAGGTTTACGGCAGTCCGGAGCTTATAGCATGGGGAGAGCTGATACTGAGCGCTGGCTTGATGACGGTTCTGCTTTCAATGTTGCTCGAATCCGCGTGGGTGTCATTTCTGCACAGAAAGCTCCTAGTCTGA
- a CDS encoding MoaD/ThiS family protein, producing the protein MKVMFYATFREIIGRREVEVHGVKTVRELIDYLAEHYTPEIKKQLLGTPRVGPDKPLDGMVLVNGHNVLHLKGLDTELKEEDVVHIFPPAGGG; encoded by the coding sequence ATGAAGGTCATGTTCTATGCCACGTTCCGCGAGATAATCGGCAGGCGGGAGGTCGAGGTTCACGGAGTGAAGACCGTCCGTGAACTCATAGATTACCTCGCCGAACACTATACTCCGGAGATAAAGAAGCAGCTCCTTGGAACACCCCGCGTTGGTCCAGATAAACCCCTAGACGGTATGGTTCTCGTCAACGGCCACAACGTTCTTCACCTCAAAGGCCTCGATACTGAGCTGAAGGAGGAGGATGTGGTTCACATATTCCCCCCTGCCGGGGGTGGCTGA
- a CDS encoding adenylate kinase, with protein MNILIFGPPGSGKSTHSRTITERYGLVYVSSGDMIRAEIERGSELGRELERYLARGELIPDTVVNTLVISRLRRNRKNFIIDGYPRTAEQVLTLEDYLYDHGMTIDVALEIFIEKEESIERISGRRICPKCGAVYHVKYRPPKVPGKCDVCGAELVQREDDRPEIVDSRYDLYIKNMGPIIKFYRKQGIYVKVDGHDGIPQVWERIRPLLDYISSRESLSPGRS; from the coding sequence ATGAACATTCTCATTTTTGGTCCGCCTGGGAGCGGAAAGTCCACCCATTCAAGGACGATAACCGAGCGCTATGGTCTGGTCTACGTCTCTTCTGGTGACATGATACGGGCTGAGATAGAGCGGGGCAGTGAACTGGGGAGAGAGCTGGAGAGGTACCTTGCAAGGGGAGAACTCATTCCGGACACCGTTGTCAACACCCTTGTGATCTCGCGGCTCAGACGGAACCGGAAAAACTTCATCATCGACGGATACCCCAGAACAGCGGAACAGGTTCTGACGCTCGAGGACTACCTCTACGACCACGGTATGACCATAGACGTGGCCCTGGAGATCTTCATCGAGAAGGAGGAAAGCATAGAGAGGATATCCGGCAGGAGAATATGCCCGAAGTGCGGTGCCGTTTACCACGTTAAGTACCGGCCTCCGAAGGTTCCTGGAAAGTGTGACGTCTGCGGCGCTGAGCTGGTTCAGCGTGAAGACGACAGACCCGAGATCGTCGACAGCCGCTACGACCTGTACATAAAGAACATGGGGCCAATAATCAAGTTCTACCGTAAACAGGGAATATATGTCAAGGTGGATGGGCACGATGGGATACCTCAGGTCTGGGAACGCATAAGGCCCCTCCTCGACTATATCAGCTCTCGGGAGTCTCTTTCCCCAGGACGCTCATGA
- a CDS encoding ParB/RepB/Spo0J family partition protein yields the protein MRRIRLITREEAFKRAEHIMNEYRAAYGIDFEIEHSFLPVELLVPTQAELSEVKLLVVLEEIKHGYDAPITVIPYGGRYYILDGHHRAFALWKLGFREAEALVLRPKVRFLPGVVRTAEKSGLRDLGDVKIVRD from the coding sequence TTGAGGAGGATACGGCTCATAACCCGGGAGGAGGCGTTTAAGCGCGCGGAGCACATAATGAACGAATACAGGGCGGCCTACGGTATCGATTTTGAGATAGAGCATTCCTTCCTGCCTGTGGAGCTTCTCGTCCCAACACAGGCTGAGCTCAGTGAGGTGAAGCTTCTCGTGGTGCTTGAGGAGATAAAACACGGGTATGATGCCCCGATAACGGTCATACCCTACGGGGGACGCTACTATATCCTCGACGGCCACCACAGGGCCTTTGCCCTCTGGAAGCTGGGCTTCAGGGAGGCGGAGGCGCTCGTGCTGCGGCCGAAGGTCAGGTTCCTGCCGGGGGTCGTGAGGACCGCGGAGAAGAGCGGACTCAGGGACCTTGGAGATGTAAAAATAGTCAGGGATTAG
- a CDS encoding MazG nucleotide pyrophosphohydrolase domain-containing protein, whose protein sequence is MEIREFQGMIREIYFHKDSKRGVERTFLWFVEEIGELSEAIRKNDREAMEEEFADVLAWLASLANLLDVDIEEAAKKKYPGVCPYCGKKPCECEEKF, encoded by the coding sequence ATGGAGATACGCGAGTTTCAGGGGATGATCAGGGAGATTTACTTCCACAAGGACTCGAAGAGGGGAGTGGAGAGGACCTTCCTCTGGTTCGTCGAGGAGATTGGAGAGCTGAGCGAGGCGATAAGGAAGAACGACCGCGAGGCCATGGAGGAGGAGTTCGCCGACGTTCTTGCGTGGCTCGCGAGTTTGGCCAACCTGCTCGACGTTGACATCGAGGAAGCGGCGAAGAAGAAATACCCCGGCGTCTGCCCCTACTGTGGAAAGAAGCCGTGTGAGTGTGAGGAGAAGTTTTAA
- a CDS encoding DUF6062 family protein has translation MNLIGMYLRDAMGKGCPVCRILRKYEESEIETILYEHVNDPGVREKFKESLGLCTYHAWKTLKEAYSDPLLGPLGVAIIYEHMLSSYVSSLERGRIPEEGECFLCQLMEEKETNTAEALAERIEELLPVYEDSESVLCRRHYGMLLSILRRTNPDAAERLETVQLEKLRVLRERLGSFIDKFDYRAEEKPTKDEISSLPLAIEALEGLETGVTVRKTRGRKSRRGFPWR, from the coding sequence ATGAACCTGATAGGTATGTACCTCCGGGATGCAATGGGGAAGGGCTGTCCCGTCTGCAGGATACTCCGCAAATACGAGGAGTCAGAGATAGAGACGATCCTCTACGAGCACGTGAACGACCCTGGAGTACGGGAGAAGTTCAAGGAGAGCCTGGGTCTCTGCACCTACCACGCATGGAAGACCCTCAAGGAAGCCTATTCCGACCCACTCCTCGGGCCGCTTGGAGTGGCGATTATCTACGAGCACATGCTCTCGTCCTACGTATCATCGCTGGAAAGGGGTCGGATTCCCGAGGAGGGAGAATGCTTCCTCTGCCAGTTGATGGAAGAGAAGGAGACCAACACGGCTGAGGCGCTCGCTGAGAGGATCGAGGAGCTCCTTCCGGTGTACGAGGACTCAGAATCGGTGCTCTGCAGGAGACACTACGGGATGCTGCTGTCGATTCTTCGGCGGACGAATCCGGATGCCGCGGAGAGGCTCGAGACCGTCCAGCTGGAAAAGCTGCGGGTTCTCAGGGAGCGGCTCGGCTCGTTCATCGACAAGTTCGACTACCGTGCCGAGGAGAAGCCAACGAAGGATGAAATATCATCACTGCCCCTGGCGATAGAAGCCCTGGAGGGCCTCGAAACGGGGGTAACGGTGAGGAAAACCCGGGGCAGAAAAAGTCGGAGGGGCTTTCCGTGGAGATAG
- a CDS encoding DUF190 domain-containing protein has translation MVEVEHWNTLRLRIYIGENDRFEGKPLYKAIVEKLREMGLAGATVYRGIYGFGKKSRVHSADVMRLSTDLPIVIEVVDRGYKIEKAIHEVKPMIKDGMITVEPTIVVWVGTSEEMKKFEDDAVREL, from the coding sequence ATGGTCGAAGTCGAACACTGGAACACTCTCCGCCTTCGCATCTACATAGGCGAGAACGACCGCTTTGAGGGAAAGCCTCTCTACAAGGCGATAGTGGAGAAACTCCGCGAGATGGGCCTCGCCGGAGCTACCGTCTACCGCGGCATCTACGGATTTGGCAAGAAGAGCCGCGTCCACTCCGCCGACGTAATGAGACTCTCGACGGACCTGCCCATCGTGATAGAAGTCGTTGACAGGGGATACAAGATCGAGAAGGCCATACATGAGGTAAAGCCCATGATAAAAGACGGTATGATAACCGTTGAGCCGACGATAGTTGTCTGGGTTGGAACGTCGGAGGAGATGAAAAAATTTGAGGATGATGCTGTCAGGGAGCTTTGA
- a CDS encoding class I SAM-dependent methyltransferase: protein MVEYFDRIAERYDAWYRTKTGRYVDRTEKWLVFSMLRTRRGRALDLGCGTGNYTLELKRRGFDVVGLDASEGMLRVARSKGLHCVRGDAYSLPFPDGSFDLVLSVTMFEFIHEPEKVISEIHRVLRPGGEAVIGTMNGRSAWFLFKRLKSLFVETAYRYARFYTPGELEGLLLEAGFGEVESAGVIFFLSFWPFTGLAEGVDRKCYGKCRNLAAFVAVRGRKV from the coding sequence ATGGTCGAGTACTTTGACAGGATAGCCGAACGCTACGATGCATGGTACCGGACGAAAACGGGCCGCTACGTGGACAGGACGGAGAAATGGCTGGTATTCTCCATGCTGCGGACCAGGAGGGGAAGGGCCCTCGACCTCGGCTGCGGGACAGGGAACTACACCCTGGAGCTCAAAAGGAGGGGCTTTGACGTCGTCGGCCTCGACGCCAGCGAGGGGATGCTGAGGGTAGCGCGCTCGAAGGGCCTGCACTGCGTCAGGGGGGACGCCTACAGCCTGCCGTTTCCGGATGGGAGCTTTGACCTCGTTCTGAGCGTCACGATGTTCGAGTTTATTCACGAGCCGGAAAAAGTCATCTCCGAAATCCACCGCGTCCTGAGGCCTGGGGGCGAGGCGGTCATCGGCACCATGAACGGACGCAGCGCGTGGTTCCTCTTCAAACGACTTAAGAGCCTCTTCGTTGAAACAGCCTATCGTTACGCCCGTTTTTACACTCCTGGAGAGCTTGAGGGGCTCCTCCTGGAGGCGGGATTCGGGGAGGTTGAGAGTGCTGGGGTAATATTCTTCCTCTCGTTCTGGCCCTTCACGGGGCTGGCCGAGGGAGTGGACAGGAAGTGCTACGGGAAATGCAGAAACCTTGCGGCGTTCGTGGCGGTCAGGGGGAGGAAGGTTTGA
- the crcB gene encoding fluoride efflux transporter CrcB, which translates to MNLRIMTAIMLGGAFGALARFYISGILPVYREFPVGTLMVNSLASLILGYLYGLLFWGMDVPADWRAFFGTGFCGALSTFSTFSYETFTLLREREYLIAGLNIAANVIITIVLVFAGFLLARR; encoded by the coding sequence ATGAACCTCAGAATAATGACCGCGATAATGCTCGGCGGTGCCTTCGGCGCGCTGGCGAGGTTCTACATCTCCGGAATCCTGCCGGTTTACAGGGAGTTTCCAGTGGGAACGCTCATGGTTAACAGCCTGGCCAGCCTGATCCTCGGCTACCTCTACGGCCTGCTCTTCTGGGGCATGGACGTCCCCGCCGACTGGAGAGCGTTCTTCGGGACGGGCTTCTGCGGGGCATTGAGCACGTTCTCCACATTCTCGTATGAGACGTTCACGCTCCTCCGCGAGAGGGAGTACCTTATAGCGGGCCTCAACATCGCGGCAAACGTTATAATAACCATAGTCCTAGTATTCGCGGGCTTCCTGCTGGCCCGGAGGTGA
- the pyk gene encoding pyruvate kinase, producing MRLPAHKTKIVATIGPASLKSETIEAMIKAGMGVARINFAHGDLEQHARTIELVRKAARRLNRPVAILGDLPGVKIRVGEIAGGSVALRRWQTVTLTTRDVVGNEGLIPVQFKDFPKMVSKGDVIYLSDGFIALRVEEVRGTDVACKVLVGGTLFSHKGINVPKARIAIDAVTESDLRFIEFAIEHGVDAIGISFVGSAYDVLKVRRFVEEKGSRMFIIAKIERPDAVRNFDEILRAADGIMIARGDLGVEMPIEKLPILQKKLIHKANVAGKPAITATQMLESMTEEKLPTRAEVTDVANAILDGTDAVMLSEETAVGRYPVDAVRMMARIAKTIEAYRDSLWSARIVEWKMSEWKGRMPRKGTIKDTIARSIIEALNSMDIKHILTPTRTGETARLISRFKPKQWVLAFVRDEWVGNTLMFSYGVYPFVVEETSEDEILRLISGLGLVKENDTILLTKGTPIGKTVGTNTIRIFTV from the coding sequence ATGAGGCTTCCCGCTCACAAGACAAAGATCGTGGCCACTATTGGGCCTGCGTCCCTCAAGAGCGAAACGATCGAGGCAATGATAAAGGCAGGAATGGGTGTGGCGCGTATAAACTTCGCCCACGGGGACCTGGAGCAGCACGCCCGCACCATTGAGCTGGTGAGGAAGGCGGCTCGGAGGCTGAACCGCCCCGTGGCGATCCTCGGCGATCTTCCAGGGGTAAAAATCCGCGTTGGCGAGATTGCCGGCGGTTCAGTGGCCCTCAGGAGGTGGCAGACGGTAACGCTCACCACCAGGGACGTGGTCGGCAACGAGGGCCTCATCCCCGTCCAGTTCAAGGACTTTCCTAAGATGGTCTCCAAGGGAGACGTCATCTACCTGAGCGACGGTTTCATCGCCCTCCGCGTGGAGGAAGTCCGCGGTACCGACGTGGCATGTAAAGTCCTCGTTGGGGGAACCCTCTTTTCCCACAAGGGCATAAACGTTCCGAAGGCAAGGATAGCGATAGACGCGGTGACCGAGAGTGACCTCAGGTTCATAGAGTTCGCCATTGAACACGGCGTCGATGCGATAGGCATAAGCTTCGTCGGCTCGGCGTATGACGTCCTCAAGGTCAGGCGCTTTGTTGAGGAAAAGGGCAGCAGGATGTTTATCATTGCAAAGATAGAGCGGCCGGATGCCGTCAGAAACTTCGACGAGATTCTCCGCGCCGCAGATGGTATAATGATAGCGCGCGGCGACCTCGGAGTTGAGATGCCCATAGAGAAGCTGCCCATCCTCCAGAAGAAGCTCATCCACAAAGCCAACGTCGCCGGCAAGCCGGCAATTACCGCGACGCAGATGCTCGAGAGCATGACCGAGGAGAAGCTCCCCACGAGGGCGGAAGTCACCGACGTTGCCAACGCCATCCTTGACGGTACGGACGCGGTGATGCTCTCGGAGGAAACGGCGGTCGGCAGATACCCCGTCGATGCCGTGAGGATGATGGCCAGGATAGCCAAGACGATCGAGGCGTACAGGGATTCCCTCTGGTCCGCGCGCATAGTGGAGTGGAAGATGAGCGAGTGGAAGGGCAGGATGCCCAGGAAAGGCACCATAAAGGACACGATAGCGAGGAGCATCATTGAGGCCCTGAACTCGATGGACATCAAGCACATCCTGACCCCGACGAGGACGGGCGAGACCGCGAGGCTCATCTCGCGATTCAAGCCGAAGCAGTGGGTTCTCGCCTTCGTGCGGGACGAATGGGTTGGCAACACGCTGATGTTCTCCTATGGCGTCTATCCATTCGTCGTGGAGGAGACCAGCGAGGATGAGATACTGCGCCTGATAAGCGGTCTCGGCCTCGTTAAGGAGAACGACACTATCCTGCTAACGAAGGGAACCCCGATAGGGAAGACCGTGGGGACGAACACGATAAGGATTTTCACCGTTTGA
- a CDS encoding mechanosensitive ion channel family protein has translation MVALDEPLPYIGVTLFQLVSALIILIVGYIVAKILVSLFKKSMRKTKLPPLVIEFLGRFLAILLYIIVIIVALGAVGISVSPLILGLSAVIGLILGFGLQDTLTNLAAGVWIASLRPIDLDEVVEVSGQTGKVNGIGLMSTELMTPDNRLITIPNRLVWGSIIVNYTRMPTRRVDVDIGVAYGTDLDRAIKLAMELMRNHPKVLDDPEPSVVITALADSSINLQLRAWAKTDDYWDVKGDLTKGIYELYTKEGIEIPFPQLDVHLKNE, from the coding sequence ATGGTGGCTCTGGATGAGCCCCTGCCCTACATAGGGGTGACGCTGTTCCAACTGGTATCGGCGCTGATAATCCTGATAGTGGGCTACATAGTGGCGAAGATCCTGGTCTCGCTCTTCAAAAAGAGTATGAGGAAAACGAAGCTCCCACCGCTCGTCATCGAGTTTCTGGGACGGTTCCTGGCGATACTGCTTTACATCATAGTCATTATAGTGGCGCTCGGTGCCGTCGGCATCTCAGTATCTCCACTAATACTAGGCCTCTCGGCGGTTATAGGCTTGATACTGGGCTTCGGTCTTCAGGATACCCTCACCAACCTCGCCGCGGGCGTGTGGATAGCCTCCCTGAGGCCCATAGACCTTGACGAGGTCGTCGAGGTCTCCGGTCAGACAGGGAAGGTGAACGGCATCGGCCTCATGAGCACGGAGCTCATGACACCCGACAACAGACTGATAACCATTCCGAACAGACTCGTCTGGGGAAGCATAATAGTGAACTACACCAGAATGCCGACGAGGAGGGTCGATGTTGACATCGGCGTTGCCTACGGCACGGACCTGGATAGGGCTATAAAGCTCGCTATGGAGCTCATGCGGAATCATCCCAAGGTTCTCGACGATCCCGAGCCGAGCGTCGTGATAACGGCCCTTGCGGATTCCTCCATCAATCTGCAGCTCAGGGCATGGGCCAAGACGGACGACTACTGGGACGTAAAGGGAGACCTCACCAAGGGCATCTACGAGCTCTACACGAAGGAGGGTATCGAGATCCCGTTCCCGCAGCTCGACGTTCACCTCAAGAACGAATGA